The following is a genomic window from Prevotella sp. E13-17.
GCAGACAAATGATCGGGACGACGATTCTGATAATCAAGATAATAAGCATGTTCCCATACATCGAAAGTCAACAGTGGTTTTAGTCCTTTCTGAATGGGGTTGCCTGCATTCGTCTCCTGTGTGATAATGAGTTTGCCATCCTTATCGGCAGATAGCCATACCCATCCACTGCCAAAAAGGGTAGCACCTTTTTTCTGAAATTCGTCCTTAAATGACTCAAACGAACCAAAGTCACGCTTAATCGCCTCTGCTAAGGCACCAGCAGGTGCAGGCTTTGACTGGTTACCAGTAAACTGAGCGAAATACATTTCGTGATTCATAATCTGTCCGGCATTATTCTGCATACCACCACTTGACTTGCATACAATATCCTCTAAGGATGCCTCTTCAAATCCGCTGCCATCTAACAGACCATTCAGATTATTCACATAAGCAGCCAGGTGTTTGCCATGATGAAATTCCAAAGTCTGCTTACTAATCACTGTTCCCAGTGCATCCATTGCATAAGGCAATGCCATTAATTGAAATTTGCCCATAATCGTTTAATTTTTAGGTTTAACGTAATATTTGGTTAATAGCGTATTTTCCCAAGTTCATGTTGCAAAGATACAAGAAAAACTTTATTTCACCAAACATTCCTTTATTAATATCAAACCTATTTTTTGATGTGCGAATCTATCTGTGCCGTAATCTCGCAGGCCAACCCGTAGTCATAGCCCACACGCAGACGAATGGTGGGATAGTCGGTATCTTTTGTGCTGAGAATAACTGCACACTCATCTACCGTATAAGGCGTAGCCATGTTCTTTGGCATCACACCCACAAGGTCGCTAAGTTTCAACTCCATGCCAGAGATGATCATCACATCGATAGCATCATAAAACAAGATAAGCGATGGTATTTCATTGGCACGCGAGGCATTCAGCACCACCACGTCATCGGGTGCTCCATACTTCCGCTCCACTTCCTCCATTGTTGTATAGGTCACCCTCTGCACTTCCATGTTCTCCTTTCTGCTACCAATGAAATATGCAATTGGGAGCACCAGCAGCAACAACACATATGGTCCCAGATACATAGCCAGACAGAGAATTGCAACGACAGCAAGAATAATGTTTCGTTTCATACTACTTCGTTTATAATATATTCAATTATTAATCGATAATATCTCGTCGAGCTTCTTCAACACACAGAAGGGATTTCCCTTTACCTCTTCCTTTGTCAAAGTTTTAATATAGGCCTCCATTTCCGGATACATATAGAAGGTATCCAACAATGTCTTTCTACGTCGCTCGTTGAACTTCTGAAATGGTTTCATAAAAGCCATTGCATAAGGCATATCATCTAACATAAAGAAATATTTAAACCCATATAATGGATGAGAAGACAAATATCCCCTCACCTTTTTCCCTTTATATAGCAACAATAGCATAACGGGATGCTCCATAACAAAGGGTTTGCTTCCACCAAAAGCAAAATTCGCAGGACGAGACTCCCATTTGAATTTCAAATCAGGTTTGTCATCATACCATGTTACCATACTATCAATCTCACTATTGGGTATTCTGGTAGTCCGTTCAAACAGTTTATTGCCTTTTGTGAAAATCATCGTCGAGTCTGACGCATCCGG
Proteins encoded in this region:
- a CDS encoding superoxide dismutase, whose product is MGKFQLMALPYAMDALGTVISKQTLEFHHGKHLAAYVNNLNGLLDGSGFEEASLEDIVCKSSGGMQNNAGQIMNHEMYFAQFTGNQSKPAPAGALAEAIKRDFGSFESFKDEFQKKGATLFGSGWVWLSADKDGKLIITQETNAGNPIQKGLKPLLTFDVWEHAYYLDYQNRRPDHLSALWQIIDWKVIESRYNL